A genomic region of Trifolium pratense cultivar HEN17-A07 linkage group LG3, ARS_RC_1.1, whole genome shotgun sequence contains the following coding sequences:
- the LOC123915619 gene encoding uncharacterized protein At3g28850, which yields MGCASSKRVDATAPAVYQPPPTSFAVFDINAIEEPWLKHLNNTNTTTISHEEKLPPPILHILDATEKSPQSWDEVSKTLQHLKPTVQVQPPPPSPPQTPPPSQQSQPQPPRKVASFHTLEELDAKLSPKNNTNKDSKSDSKQPQTQLQKTTKDDVVVGGAGADAGVGSVKTLLPSVSSKLKDNIFIKKDRLEKQKEEKESNFERLRRDPLSNYPEKIPPNGNDAVVIYTTSLRGVRKTFDNCNKARDLLENHRVIFDERDVALHGGFLKEVKELLVTEEESGGGVVLPRVFVKGRYLGGLDELMELDETGRLGRILNATRVERGVGRQGCGGCGGARFVPCFDCGGSCKLVSSVGGEIERCPKCNENGLVHCPACI from the coding sequence ATGGGTTGCGCATCTTCTAAACGTGTTGATGCCACCGCACCCGCCGTATATCAACCACCACCAACTAGCTTCGCCGTCTTTGACATAAACGCCATAGAAGAGCCATGGCTAAAACACCTCAACAACACAAACACCACCACAATCTCCCATGAAGAAAAACTCCCTCCCCCTATTCTCCACATCCTTGATGCCACTGAAAAATCTCCTCAATCATGGGATGAAGTTAGTAAAACACTTCAACACCTCAAACCCACCGTTCAAgttcaaccaccaccaccatcaccaccaCAAACACCACCACCATCACAACAATCACAACCACAACCACCACGTAAGGTTGCTTCATTTCACACACTTGAAGAATTAGATGCAAAATTAAGCCCAAAGAATAACACCAACAAAGATTCAAAATCAGATTCCAAACAACCACAAACACAGttacaaaaaacaacaaaagacgatgttgttgttggtggtgctGGTGCTGATGCTGGTGTTGGTTCAGTGAAAACATTACTACCTTCAGTATCATCGAAATTAAAGGATAACATATTCATAAAGAAAGATAGATTGGAGAAacaaaaagaagagaaagaatcaAATTTTGAAAGGTTAAGAAGAGACCCATTAAGTAACTACCCAGAAAAAATTCCACCAAACGGTAACGACGCTGTAGTAATATACACAACGTCGTTACGTGGTGTAAGAAAAACATTTGATAACTGTAACAAAGCAAGAGACTTGTTAGAAAATCACAGGGTGATTTTCGACGAGCGTGACGTGGCACTTCATGGTGGGTTTTTGAAGGAAGTTAAAGAGTTGTTGGTAACAGAAGAAGAATCAGGTGGTGGGGTTGTTTTGCCAAGGGTGTTTGTTAAGGGAAGATATTTGGGTGGTTTAGATGAGTTGATGGAGCTTGATGAAACGGGTAGACTTGGGAGGATATTGAATGCGACACGTGTGGAGAGAGGTGTTGGAAGACAAGGTTGTGGGGGGTGTGGTGGAGCAAGGTTTGTTCCTTGTTTTGATTGTGGTGGGAGTTGTAAGTTGGTTAGTTCTGTTGGTGGTGAAATTGAGAGGTGTCCTAAGTGTAATGAGAATGGGTTAGTTCATTGCCCTGCttgtatttga
- the LOC123915620 gene encoding uncharacterized protein LOC123915620: protein MGNCSFKDTTGECHHSIRVLTDTGSILQFKGPKTVAQVLENHPGYGVFRQGCASSPLSDQESLSYGLVYYVLPLKEDKKTRNDERVKNAACDYVENLSNGSALEVLPSAKNGVWKVKLMIDTRQLEEILSEEVNIEALIEKMRMAATAYSISSPTRSRRTMSTWKLGWKPTLFNTFFATGKTNKSIVAAAATAVTEGSNLD, encoded by the coding sequence ATGGGGAATTGTTCTTTCAAGGATACAACTGGAGAATGCCATCACTCTATCAGAGTTTTAACTGACACTGGTTCTATTTTACAATTCAAAGGTCCTAAAACAGTTGCACAAGTACTCGAAAATCACCCCGGTTATGGTGTTTTCCGACAAGGTTGTGCGTCATCACCGTTATCGGACCAAGAGAGCTTAAGCTATGGTCTTGTTTATTATGTTCTTCCCTTGAAGGAGGACAAAAAAACTAGGAATGATGAGAGAGTAAAGAACGCGGCGTGTGATTACGTGGAGAATCTGTCGAATGGTTCGGCTCTTGAAGTATTGCCATCGGCTAAAAATGGTGTGTGGAAAGTGAAGTTGATGATTGATACAAGACAACTAGAGGAGATTTTGTCAGAAGAGGTGAATATTGAAGCATTGATTGAGAAGATGAGGATGGCTGCAACTGCATACTCTATTAGTAGTCCTACAAGGAGCAGAAGAACAATGAGTACTTGGAAACTCGGATGGAAGCCGACATTGTTCAACACGTTCTTTGCGACCGGAAAAACTAATAAAAGCATTGTTGCTGCAGCTGCTACTGCGGTTACAGAAGGGTCAAATTTAGATTAG